The window AGTTTTACAACAAATACACGTTCAAGGATATTTTCTTCACCAAGAGCATTCTTTGCTGCTTCAGCCACAATGCACTTATAAGACTCACCATTAATCATAATCTGCCAAGTACCTTCACGAACATATTTGCCTTCTTCATTCTTCCAAATAGGAAGACCCCATTTTTCAAAAAGATGAACTGAACCATCTACATGTCTACCTACATCATAAACTAGGTCTTCACGTACAACACCCATTAAATCTTGACGAACATACTTTACATATTCTTCAGGAGTTCTGTCACCTTTTGTACCACCTACCTCTGGAGCAGCTCTTCCACTCATTCCAAGATATGTATTGATGGCGGATAAACCTTGAGCGACTGCACCACTTCTTTCTAAGGCTGCCTTATCTACTAAAATCACTTTAATATCATCACCAGCCCAATATTTTGCTTCCACAGCCGCCCCACAGGCAGCCATACCGCCACCAACAATTAATAAATCAGTATTAATTTCGACAACTTCAAATTCTGCCATAATTTCTTACCTCCTAATTTTTTTGCTTACTTTTTAATAGTAGGTAATTCGCCTACTTCCAATACTTCAGGTTCTGCAAAAAGATAATTATCACCTATCTTGGAACGATCTGCTGGAGGATAACCAGCATATACATCAATTGAACCTTCTGGGGTTGTCCGAATTGGGAATTTAAACCGTTTAATTAGACCATTTCTGAATTTTACTGTCCACATAATAGAATCTGTACCACGCATTGGGATAACACTTGCTCCCAATGGTACAAAATCAGTATAACCTCTTACTTCAATAGCCTGTTGTGGACAGATCTTCACACAAGAATAACATTCCCAACACATATCAGGCTCTTGATTATAAGCCTTCATGATCTCCCTATTAAGCACCATCAAATCATTTGGACAAATATACTGACATGCTGTTCTGGGAGCAGATTGACACCCATCACATTTTTCTACTTTTACAAAACTTGGCATACTTACACCTCCATTTTTTGTTTTAAGCTAAAAATAAGTCTATTTTTTTATCTTTATAACTTATCCCATCCCACCTCCTTTCTCCCTTTTAACCAGTGGTATATATAACATAAGCTCATGATTCTGTCAAGGAAAAAATTTATTTTTTTATTTTTTTACTGGCATAAGGCACTATTTTATGTTAAATTGAATTTGTGGAATGTAGTGAAAAAGTAGCAGTTTATTCTGTTTTTTTTAATACTTCTCTTGTTATATTAAAATATTTTTTTGCTCAGTTTTCTGGAAGTCTTGCCATTATGGCAGATGCTATTCACTCACTTACAGATGTAATTGCCTCATTGGCTATTCTAGTAGGTATAAAAATCTCAAAACGCCAATCTAAACAATTCCCTTATGGTCTTTATAAAGTTGAAAATCTTGTTTCTCTAGCTATGTCTATTCTTATAATATGGGTTGGCTTTGAAATTATTAAAATAGCCTTTGGTCGTGAATGTCAGATTAAAACAACACAATTACCTTTAACTTTATTCGGCATATTTTTAATCATTATATTTACCTTTCTTTTTTCAAAATACGAATATAATGTAGGCGAAAGACTTAATTCTCCAAGCCTTATTAGTGATGCTCAACATATAAAAGCTGATATGCTTTCTACTGTAGTAGTATTTGCAGGATTAATTGGAGAATATTTGAATGTTCATCTTGA of the Candidatus Desulfofervidus auxilii genome contains:
- the aprB gene encoding adenylyl-sulfate reductase subunit beta gives rise to the protein MPSFVKVEKCDGCQSAPRTACQYICPNDLMVLNREIMKAYNQEPDMCWECYSCVKICPQQAIEVRGYTDFVPLGASVIPMRGTDSIMWTVKFRNGLIKRFKFPIRTTPEGSIDVYAGYPPADRSKIGDNYLFAEPEVLEVGELPTIKK
- a CDS encoding cation diffusion facilitator family transporter, which translates into the protein MECSEKVAVYSVFFNTSLVILKYFFAQFSGSLAIMADAIHSLTDVIASLAILVGIKISKRQSKQFPYGLYKVENLVSLAMSILIIWVGFEIIKIAFGRECQIKTTQLPLTLFGIFLIIIFTFLFSKYEYNVGERLNSPSLISDAQHIKADMLSTVVVFAGLIGEYLNVHLDRTVAFLVALFVIKAGGKIFIESIKILLEASLDASTLEKVKNIVLSHPAVKEIKEIRGRSSGRYKFIELILILKVSEFKKAHSVTEEIEKKIKEEILGVDHVLIHYEPLERD